The Ursus arctos isolate Adak ecotype North America unplaced genomic scaffold, UrsArc2.0 scaffold_28, whole genome shotgun sequence genome has a window encoding:
- the IMP3 gene encoding U3 small nucleolar ribonucleoprotein protein IMP3: MVRKLKFHEQKLLKQVDFLNWEVTDHNLHELRVLRRYRLQRREDYTRYNQLSRAVRELARRLRDLPERDPFRVRASAALLDKLYALGLIPTRGSLELCDFVTASSFCRRRLPTVLLKLRMAQHLQAAVAFVEQGHVRVGPDVVTDPAFLVTRSMEDFVTWVDSSKIKRHVLEYNEERDDFDLEA; the protein is encoded by the coding sequence ATGGTGCGGAAGCTTAAGTTTCACGAGCAGAAGCTGCTGAAGCAGGTAGACTTCCTGAACTGGGAGGTCACTGACCACAACCTGCACGAGCTGCGCGTGTTGCGGCGTTATCGGCTGCAGCGGCGGGAGGACTACACGCGCTACAACCAGCTGAGCCGGGCTGTGCGCGAGCTGGCGCGGCGCCTGCGCGACTTACCCGAGCGCGACCCGTTTCGCGTGCGCGCCTCGGCCGCACTGCTGGACAAGTTGTATGCTCTCGGCCTGATTCCCACGCGTGGCTCGCTTGAGCTCTGCGACTTCGTCACGGCCTCGTCTTTCTGCCGCCGCCGCCTGCCCACAGTGCTCCTGAAGCTGCGTATGGCGCAGCACCTCCAGGCCGCCGTGGCCTTCGTGGAGCAGGGCCACGTGCGCGTGGGCCCCGACGTGGTCACCGACCCCGCCTTCCTGGTCACGCGCAGCATGGAGGACTTTGTCACCTGGGTTGACTCGTCCAAGATCAAGCGGCATGTGCTGGAGTACAATGAGGAGCGCGATGACTTCGATCTGGAGGCCTAG